The region AAGATTCAGCAGCGCCTGGATGCTTTCGAAGAAAAGCAAGAAGTCAGCTTCACCGAACGTCGCACGGTGGCGTTTGGCCGCCAGCGCATGGTGTATCTGACGATGGAAGTACCAGCGCAGTGGACCGTGCAGCGCTCGCATGACGTTGCAGATGAAGTAGAAGCCACTCTCGATGAGTTGTACCCCGGCTGTGAGGTCTTTATCCACGTCGAGCCGGCAGGCGCGCCGCATCGTCGGGCAAGCCACCTTTTCTAATGCGTAGCATGGGGTTATGCCGACTCTTTACCGCACACCGCCGACCCCGTTGCGGGGCACCGTGGCAGAAGCAGTTCGCCGCGGTGAGCATTCCGCACCACTAGGCGTCATTGACGTCCAGGCTTTTGATTACAACGCTGCGCAGATGCGCAACAACGCAAACGGACTGCCCATTCGCGTGGCGTCGAAGTCCGTGCGCAGTGTGCAAGCATTGCGCCGCGCGTTGTCCTTCGAGGGTTTCCAAGGCATTCTGGCTTATTCCTTGCCGGAGGCTTTGCTCCTAGTCAAAGAAGGTTTCACCGATATTGTGGTGGAGTATCCCAGCGTGGATGTCGCAGCATTGCAGCAGCTTTCCGATGACCCCACCGCCCGGCAGCACATCACCTTAATGGTGGACTGCCCCGAGCACCTAGAACACCTCAGCGCCCGACGCGCGTGGCTATCGACGTTGACTGCACCCTGCATTTGAGCCGTGCGGTGATCGGACCGCGCCGTTCGCCGATTCGGGAGCCGGAGCAAGTCGAAGAACTCGCCAAGCACATCGTTGCCAGCGGCCATCACCTGGTCGGAATGATGGCCTACGAAGGCCATGTCGCATCGGTGCCGGATGGTGAGGTGGGGCCTGTGGGCATCGTTAAGCGGTGGCTCCGGACGAAGTCCATGGAGGATTTGGCGCCGCGTCGTAAAGCGTGCATTGAGGCAGCGCAAAAGTATGCGGACTTGGAGTTTATTAATGGCGCGGAACCGGCTCGATTACCCAGAGCGTGGATGAAGGCACGCTGACTGAGGTCGCTGCGGGTTCTGGCTTTTATACTCCGGCGATTTTTGATGAGTTTCAGGACGTGAATCATCGTCCGGCGGCGTTCTTTGTGTGCCAAGTATCCCGCAATCCAGCAAAGGGCTGGAGCACGGTCAACTCTGGTGGCTGGATTGCCTCTGGTCCTCCTGCTGCGGATCGCGTCCCGGTGGCGGTCTGGCCGAAGGGGTTGAGCTACTCCAGCATGGAGGGTGCGGGCGAGGTGCAAACGCCGCTGCATGGAGCAGACCTTAACGTTGGTGAACTGGTGTGGTTCCGTCATGCCAAGGCCGGCGAGATGACTGAGCACGTCGACTACCTGCTGGCTGTCGATGGGCAACAAACTGAACAGTGGACAACCTACCGAGGACAAGGATGGACCTTAAGATGACGACCTTTCAGAACTGGGCCGGCCTGGTCCGCAGCACTCCGAATCAGTTCCTGCAGCCGCAGAACTTGGAGGAACTGCGCAGGATTGTGCAGTCAGGAGTAAATATTCGCCCCGTTGGCGCCGGTCACTCGTTTACGCCCGTGGCAGCTGGCGATGACGTAATGGTCAACTTGGATCATCTCAGCGGGATTGTCAGTGTGGATGAGGAATCCAAGCGCGTGCGATTCCTCGCCGGAACCCGACTGC is a window of Corynebacterium camporealensis DNA encoding:
- a CDS encoding type III PLP-dependent enzyme domain-containing protein, whose product is MDEGTLTEVAAGSGFYTPAIFDEFQDVNHRPAAFFVCQVSRNPAKGWSTVNSGGWIASGPPAADRVPVAVWPKGLSYSSMEGAGEVQTPLHGADLNVGELVWFRHAKAGEMTEHVDYLLAVDGQQTEQWTTYRGQGWTLR
- a CDS encoding type III PLP-dependent enzyme domain-containing protein, coding for MAIDVDCTLHLSRAVIGPRRSPIREPEQVEELAKHIVASGHHLVGMMAYEGHVASVPDGEVGPVGIVKRWLRTKSMEDLAPRRKACIEAAQKYADLEFINGAEPARLPRAWMKAR
- a CDS encoding type III PLP-dependent enzyme domain-containing protein, which translates into the protein MPTLYRTPPTPLRGTVAEAVRRGEHSAPLGVIDVQAFDYNAAQMRNNANGLPIRVASKSVRSVQALRRALSFEGFQGILAYSLPEALLLVKEGFTDIVVEYPSVDVAALQQLSDDPTARQHITLMVDCPEHLEHLSARRAWLSTLTAPCI